The region CACCGTCGGATGGCCGCTGGCAAACTCATAGCTCTTGCCCTTGCCGCCCGTGGCCGCGAAGCTGCCTTCGAGCGAGGTGTCCGGCGTGACGAAGTCATAGTCGTTGACGGTCATCTGCTGCAGCGCGATGCGGTGCTCGCTGGCGAAGCGCGTCACCGTGTCGGCGGGCCGCTGCATGCCCGTGTCGGGCCAGAAGCGGGCCGTGGCCGCGCCCGCGCAATCGGCGCAATGGGCCGGCGCGTCGGCCAGCACCATGGTGTGGCCGCTGCTGCTGAAGGTGAAGAAATAGAAGATGCCGGCCTGCTCCATCAGGCGCGAAATGAAGTCGAACGCCGTCTCGTCGTACTGCACGCAATACTCGCGCGCGGCATACGTGCCCGCCAGCTTGGAATCGAAGGCGATGCCAAAGCTCGTCAGCACGGCCTTGATGACGGCGTCCACGCCCTGGTTGGGGAAGATCTTGCGGTCGCGCGACAGGGTCAGCAGCCACAGGGCCGGCGCCAGTTCCGCCTCGTAGGCGGCGAAATCGCGGTCCTGGCCGCTCTGGATGAAGCGCGTGACGATGCCGCTGACGTAGCGCGACGGGCCGTCGGGCAGCGCGATGGTCACCGTCATGTCCTTGCCCACGACGGCTGCGGCGCTGAGGCTGGTGCTGGGCGAGCGCATGTGCAGGTGGAAGCGGAACAGCTCGGACAGCCCCTCGCTGCCCGTCATGCTGTCGAGCAGCAAATCGTCGGCGCCCAGCGGCGAACTGACGCGCAGCAAGCCCGCCTGCTTGAAGTTGGCCTTCATGCAGCCCCCCGCACGGGGCTGTCCCGGAAGCCGTAGACGAACTGCTGGCCGGCGCCCATGGCCATGTGCACGGCCGAGAACGCGGAGGCCGTGGCGATGCGCTCGAGCACCAGGCCCGACAATTGCGGCAAGACCGTCTGCGTGAGGATGTAATCGATATTGCGCGCGCCGCTGTCGACTTCCGTGCAGCGCGCCGTGATGGCAGCCGTCACGGCATCGTCCCAGCTGAAGCGCGCGTGGTGGTTGGCGGCGAAGCGTTCGGCCAGGCGCGCCAGCTTCATTTCGACGATGACGCTGATTTCCGCGTCGCCCAGCGGGTAGTACGGCACCAGCACCACGCGCCCCAGGAAGGCGGGGCTGAACTGGCGCAGCAGGGCAGGACGCAATTGCGCCACCAGGGCTTCGGGGTCGGGCAGGCGCTTGCCGCGCGCATCCTGGCAGGCGCGCGTGATCACATCCTGCGCCGCGTTCGACGTCAGCAAAATCAAGGTGTGCTTGAAGTCGATGCTGACGCCCTCGCCGTCCTCCATCGTGCCCTTGTCGAAGACCTGGAAGAACAGCTCGAGCACGTCGGGATGGGCTTTTTCCATTTCATCGAGCAGCACCACGCTGTACGGACGGCGGCGCACGGCTTCCGTCAGCACGCCGCCCTTGCCGTAGCCGACATAGCCGGGCGGCGCGCCCTTCAGGCTCGAAATCGTGTGCGCTTCCTGGAATTCCGACATATTAATCGTGATCATGTTGCGCTCGCCGCCATACAGCATGTCGGCCAGCGCGCACGCCGTTTCCGTCTTGCCCACGCCGCTGGGACCCACCAGCATGAACACGCCGACGGGCTTGCCCGGATCGTCCAGCTCGGCGCGGAAGGTGCGCACGCGGCGCGCGATGGCGTCCAGCGCCTGGTCCTGCCCCACCACGCGCTCGCACAGGCGCTCGTGCAATTGCAGCACCGTGTGCACCTCGTCGGCCAGCATCTTGCCGACGGGTATGCCGGTCCAGCCCGAGATGACGCCCGCCACCATGGACGAATCGACGCAGACGGGCACCATGGCTTCTTCGTCCTGGATCGCTTCGAGTCCCTTTTGCAGGCGCTGCAGCTGGGCCGCCTGCGCCGCATGTTCGTCGGCTTCGGCACCGGTATCGCCGCCGGCGTCGGCCCCGCCCACGCGCGCGGCGATCGTGCGCCGCAGGGCCAGGATTTCCTCCACGGCGCGGCGTTCTTCCGCCAGCTTGGCCACCAGGGCCGCGTGGCGCTCGCTCATGCGCGCCAGGCTGGCCGCCTGCCGTTCGCCTTCGGCCGCGTCGCCCTCGCCGCGCCCCAGCTGCTGGCGCACGATGCGCAAGCCTTCCGTGGCCTGCACCATGTCGTATTCGAGCGCCTCGAGCTGCGGCGGCGTGCCGGCCAGCGCGATGGCCACGCGCGCGCACGCCGTGTCGAGCACGCTGATGGCCTTGTCCGGCAGCTGGCGTCCCGTGATGTAGCGCTGCGACAGGCGCACGGCGTCGCGCACGGCTTCGTCGAGGATTTCCACCTGGTGGTGGCGCTCGAGGGTGGCCACCATGCCGCGCAACATGCCGATGGCCGCTTCCGGCGTCGGCTCTTCCACCTTCACCACCTGGAAGCGGCGCGCCAGGGCCGGGTCGCGCTCGACGTGCTTCTTGTACTCGGCCCAGGTGGTGGCGGCGATGGTGCGCAGTTCGCCGCGCGCCAGCGCCGGTTTCAGCAGGTTGGCGGCGTCGCCCTGCCCTTCGCTGCCGCCCGCGCCGATCAGCTGGTGCGCCTCGTCGATGAAAAGGATGACGGGCGTGGCGGCCGCGCGCACTTCGGCGATCACGGATTTCAGCCGCTGCTCGTACTCGCCGCGCACACCGGCGCCCGCCTGCAGCAGTGCCAGGTCCAGCGAGCAGACGCGTACGTCGGCCAGCACGGCCGGCACGCTGCCTTCGGCCACGCGCAAGGCAAACCCTTCCACCACGGCCGTCTTGCCGACGCCCGCCTCGCCGGTGAGGATGGGATTGTTCTGGCGGCGGCGCAGCAGAATGTCGATGATCTGGCGGATTTCCGCATTCCGGCCGCGCACGGGGTCGATGCGCCCGGCGCGCGCCTGCGCCGTCATGTCCACCGTGTACAGATCCAGCGCCGGCGTGCCGTTCGCCCCGCCGCCGGCGCTGCCGGGCATGGCGGGCGCCAGCGGCGCGCCCGGCGCGGCGCCGGCGGGACCGGCGTCCTCGCTGGAGCCGGCCAGCAGCGACGCCAGCTGCGCCTTCAGCGATTCGCGCGGTATCGTCAGCAACGCCGGCGCCGTCTCGATCAGCATGCCGCGCAGGCTGTCCAGTTCCAGCAGGGACAGCAGGACGGTGCCGGAGCGGATCTGCTGGCTGCCCAGCAGCATGGAACTGGTGAGCCAGGCCTCGCGCAGCAGCGGCACGAAATGCGGCGACATGGCCGGCGTGCGGCTGTTGCCGCGCTTGAAGCCATCGATGCAAGCCTGCACCTGCGTGCGCACGGCGTCCGCATCGACGCCGAAGTGCGCCAGCAGCAAGACCCAGTCGGGAGCGCCCGCGTCGAGCAGCGCCAGCAGCAGGTGTTCGACTTCCACATTGAAGTGCGTCTGCTTGACGCACAGTTCCGCCGCACCGCCCATGGCCCGCTTGCACTCGGGATTGAGGTGGGACAGCAAGGTGCGGATATCGATTTCCATGGCGCTCAGTTCCAGTCGTCGGCGTGGGTGGGGGTGGTGCCGGCATGGGCGCCGGCCGCGTTCAGCACGAAACGCACCGGCTGCACATGCGCGGACGATGCGCCGCCGGCGCGGCCGCACAGCCAGGCGCTGTGGCCGAGCCGGGGCGCCAGCGCCTGGGCCGCGGGCCGTTCCAGCGTGCTGGCCGGCGGCGTGGCCAGGGTCAGTTCCAGGGTCGCCGTCATGCCGCGCTGCAGGTGGCGCGCCACCAGCCAGGCCAGCAGCGCGCACTGCGCGCCGCCGGGCAGCAGCGCGGCAAATTGCGCCGGCGCCAGCGCCGGTGCCGTGAGCGCGATGCCAGCCGACTGGTCCCAGGCGCGCGCGCCCAGGCAGGCGCCCATGCCCAGGGTCTGCGCGCCCAGGCCGCGCCGCGCCTGGCGGCCTTGCAGGCGGGCGCGGTCGCTGGCGGCCAGTTCCTGCCAGGCGCCGATGAATTGCTGGCCGCGAAAATCGATGCCCATGCGGTCGCGCAGCAGGGTCAGCAAGGTGGCCATGGAACGGGGGGCGGCCCCCTGCAAGCCCGCGTGGCGCAGCCAGGCCAGCTCGCCGCCGGGCGCCTGCGCGCCCTCGGCGCGGCCCAGGCCGGACAAGGCGTCGAGGCTGCGCGGCAGCGGCGCCGTCGGCCGCTGCCCTGGCTGCGGCACGGGCGAAACGCTGCCCGGCTGCAGCGCCAGGTGGTGCTTGCCGCGCCCCCGGTACCAGAAGCCCAGCAGGCGCTGGTTGAAGATGTCGAGGAAATCGAGCCCGGCGCCGTCGCGCTGGCGGCGCCCTGCCAGCAGCAGTTCCGTGAATGGCGCGGCCAGCGGGCCCTGCGCGCCGGCCAGCGACAGCGCCGCCGTGCGCAGGGTCAGGGCCGGTCCCGGGCGCGCGCTGTCGCCCAGGCTGGCGATGTCGCTGGGGGCAAACGCCATGTCCACGTGGGCGCCCAGGCGCAGCGCCTCGTCCAGGCCCTGGCCGTGGCCAACCTGTGCGCGCGCGGGCGCACTGCGTTCGAGCAGGCTGATGGCCTGGAACAGGTTGAAAGTGTGCGGCGCGCGGCGCAGCAGTGCGATCAGATCAGGCATTGTCGTCCCGTCATGGCAGGCCATTGCATCCAGGGTTCGCCGTGGCGCACGACGGACAGGCGCACGAAGGAATTGGCGGTCGTGTACAGGGCGAAGAAGCGCGCCAGCACGCCGGCCAGCACCAGCGGCGACGTGCCGGCGAAGGCGTCCGTGTCGAATTCGAGCACGATATCGGTGCCGCGGCAGTGGCCGCGCCAGCCCTCGCTGCCGACGCGGGCCGTGCCGGCGCGGGCCGCCAGGCGCTTGATGCCGCGGATCTGCACCTGGTCGCGCGCGCTGCCGCCGGCAAACAGCAGCAGCATGTCGCGCAGCGTATCGGCGCCCGTGCTGCCATCGACGAGCGAACGGTGGTTCAGGCGCAGCAGCGACACGAGCGACCACAGGGCGTGGTTGGCCATGGTGGGCGGGCGCTGCACGCTGGGCTGGTACAGCGCGCGGATGGTCGTCGAGGCAGCCACGCCGTCGCCGTAAAAGCGCGTGCCGGGGCCGATCTGCTCGGCCAGCAGGCGGTTCGTGCACAGCAGGCGCGCATACGCCACCGGCTCGCTCAAGGCTTCCCGCACGTCGCCCCGGTCGACAAAGCCCAGGTACACATCGGTGCCGCTGATGCCCTTGCGCAGACTCGTTTCGCGGCGCATGGTCCAGGATAGCGCTGGCGCCTCCGCGTCAGCGCCCTCGCCGCCCGCCTGCGCAAACGCGCTGGGGATGTCCACGCTGCGTTCGCCGCGCGGGTCGGACACCGTCACGCCGAGGACCGAGTGCACTTCCATGACGGCGTCGCGCCGGCGGTCGGGCACGAGCAGGTATTCATAGTGGCGCCGGTCGAAGACGACGGGCTCGCTGGTGACGGGGAACAGATTGAGGGCCGGTACGCAGCCAAGCAGCACGTTGCCGGCGTCGAGCAGCGCCAGCACGGGCGCGCTGTGGCCGAACACGAGGCGCAGCGCGAAG is a window of Janthinobacterium sp. 1_2014MBL_MicDiv DNA encoding:
- the tssF gene encoding type VI secretion system baseplate subunit TssF; the encoded protein is MNPQDELLEYYRRELAYLRTQSADFAARYPKVAQRLVLTGAETADPHTEHLIQSVAFLNARVHRELDRDFPSVAAAMLDNLCPSLTQPVPAMTVMQMTLDPTEGKVTAGTRVARGTMLSATAATGEQCRFQVAWETTLWPLRVHAIVQEDPRTLRLEVRCDEGVDVAELELDTVRLHLSGDLLTTMPLHEMLISSLDHLEVVSSGGVQRLAARHLAEVGFAEDEAMLGGPAHAHPAYGLLQEYFAFPRKFQFFDVSGLRGRLGSGAGFALRLVFGHSAPVLALLDAGNVLLGCVPALNLFPVTSEPVVFDRRHYEYLLVPDRRRDAVMEVHSVLGVTVSDPRGERSVDIPSAFAQAGGEGADAEAPALSWTMRRETSLRKGISGTDVYLGFVDRGDVREALSEPVAYARLLCTNRLLAEQIGPGTRFYGDGVAASTTIRALYQPSVQRPPTMANHALWSLVSLLRLNHRSLVDGSTGADTLRDMLLLFAGGSARDQVQIRGIKRLAARAGTARVGSEGWRGHCRGTDIVLEFDTDAFAGTSPLVLAGVLARFFALYTTANSFVRLSVVRHGEPWMQWPAMTGRQCLI
- the tssH gene encoding type VI secretion system ATPase TssH; translated protein: MEIDIRTLLSHLNPECKRAMGGAAELCVKQTHFNVEVEHLLLALLDAGAPDWVLLLAHFGVDADAVRTQVQACIDGFKRGNSRTPAMSPHFVPLLREAWLTSSMLLGSQQIRSGTVLLSLLELDSLRGMLIETAPALLTIPRESLKAQLASLLAGSSEDAGPAGAAPGAPLAPAMPGSAGGGANGTPALDLYTVDMTAQARAGRIDPVRGRNAEIRQIIDILLRRRQNNPILTGEAGVGKTAVVEGFALRVAEGSVPAVLADVRVCSLDLALLQAGAGVRGEYEQRLKSVIAEVRAAATPVILFIDEAHQLIGAGGSEGQGDAANLLKPALARGELRTIAATTWAEYKKHVERDPALARRFQVVKVEEPTPEAAIGMLRGMVATLERHHQVEILDEAVRDAVRLSQRYITGRQLPDKAISVLDTACARVAIALAGTPPQLEALEYDMVQATEGLRIVRQQLGRGEGDAAEGERQAASLARMSERHAALVAKLAEERRAVEEILALRRTIAARVGGADAGGDTGAEADEHAAQAAQLQRLQKGLEAIQDEEAMVPVCVDSSMVAGVISGWTGIPVGKMLADEVHTVLQLHERLCERVVGQDQALDAIARRVRTFRAELDDPGKPVGVFMLVGPSGVGKTETACALADMLYGGERNMITINMSEFQEAHTISSLKGAPPGYVGYGKGGVLTEAVRRRPYSVVLLDEMEKAHPDVLELFFQVFDKGTMEDGEGVSIDFKHTLILLTSNAAQDVITRACQDARGKRLPDPEALVAQLRPALLRQFSPAFLGRVVLVPYYPLGDAEISVIVEMKLARLAERFAANHHARFSWDDAVTAAITARCTEVDSGARNIDYILTQTVLPQLSGLVLERIATASAFSAVHMAMGAGQQFVYGFRDSPVRGAA
- the tssG gene encoding type VI secretion system baseplate subunit TssG; translated protein: MPDLIALLRRAPHTFNLFQAISLLERSAPARAQVGHGQGLDEALRLGAHVDMAFAPSDIASLGDSARPGPALTLRTAALSLAGAQGPLAAPFTELLLAGRRQRDGAGLDFLDIFNQRLLGFWYRGRGKHHLALQPGSVSPVPQPGQRPTAPLPRSLDALSGLGRAEGAQAPGGELAWLRHAGLQGAAPRSMATLLTLLRDRMGIDFRGQQFIGAWQELAASDRARLQGRQARRGLGAQTLGMGACLGARAWDQSAGIALTAPALAPAQFAALLPGGAQCALLAWLVARHLQRGMTATLELTLATPPASTLERPAAQALAPRLGHSAWLCGRAGGASSAHVQPVRFVLNAAGAHAGTTPTHADDWN